In Calditrichota bacterium, the DNA window ATCGAACCGGAAGATTTCGGCTTCAGACGGGTTCCATTTGAAGCGATTCGCGGCGGGGACTGCCGGCAGAACGCCCGCATCATTCGGGAAACCCTGCAGGGCAAACCGGGCCCCGCTTATTATGTTACCGCCCTTAATGCAGGGGCGGCCATTTACGCGGCCGGTCAGGCGGCTACTTTGAAAGAAGGCGTTCGCCAGGCGGAGGCTATTCTGACTTCCGGGAAGGGATTTCAAAAACTGCAGGAATTTGTGGAGGCTTCTAATTCGTTTTAGATGAGAAAAATAGCCGCGAATGCGCGAATGAAAGACTTTTTGTTAATTCGTGAATTAGTGGCGGAAAAATAATTGCCACGAATTCACAAAGGAAACAATTTTTGTTAATTCGTGAATTAGTGGCGACGGGAAAAATTGCCACGAATTCACGAATGAAAGACCTTCAAGTCAAACAGAAAGCGCGCATTTTTTTCAAAGAAGTCTAATTTAAAGTTTACAGGACAGTGATGACCATTCTGGATAAAATTGTACAGACAACCCGGGCTAAAATCGCTCAGCGGAAGCAGCGTCTGCCCCTGTCGGATCTCAGGCAGATGGCAGAACAAGCAGCGTTTCCAAAAATGCCCGGAGCGTTTCGATCACAAGAGGGTCTGCAAATTATTGCGGAAATCAAAAAGGCGTCGCCCAGCCGCGGCGTCATCGCGCAGGATTTCCACCCCGTTCAAATTGCCCGGGAGTACGAGGCCGGCGGTGCGGCGGCCCTGTCGGTACTCACGGATGAAACCTATTTTCAGGGGCATCTCTCTCATTTAAGAGAGGTCGCCGAAGAAGTCTCCTGCCCCGTTTTGAGGAAGGATTTTATCATCGATCCCTACCAGATTTACGAGGCGGCGGCCAACGGCGCCCGAGCGGTTTTGCTTCTTGCGGTTCTGCTGCCTCCCGAGCAACTGCGGGATTTTCTTCATCTCGCACAGGCAGTACACCTGGATGCCCTCGTGGAAGTGCACGATGAGGCAGAACTGGAAACGGCGCTCCGGGCGGACGCCTCGATGATCGGCATTAACAACCGTAATTTGAAGACCTTTCAGGTGGATTTGAACACCAGTCTGCGTCTGGTGAACCGCCTCCCCGAATCGATTGTCCGGGTGAGCGAAAGCGGCATCCGCGGCGCGGACGATTTGAAACGCCTGCACCGGGCGGGATTCGATGCCGTGTTGATGGGGGAATCGCTCAT includes these proteins:
- the trpC gene encoding indole-3-glycerol phosphate synthase TrpC, which gives rise to MTILDKIVQTTRAKIAQRKQRLPLSDLRQMAEQAAFPKMPGAFRSQEGLQIIAEIKKASPSRGVIAQDFHPVQIAREYEAGGAAALSVLTDETYFQGHLSHLREVAEEVSCPVLRKDFIIDPYQIYEAAANGARAVLLLAVLLPPEQLRDFLHLAQAVHLDALVEVHDEAELETALRADASMIGINNRNLKTFQVDLNTSLRLVNRLPESIVRVSESGIRGADDLKRLHRAGFDAVLMGESLMRRENRVEFLQKIREDSATKTPGERKKTSP